The Gossypium raimondii isolate GPD5lz chromosome 2, ASM2569854v1, whole genome shotgun sequence genome segment TGAGGCTTCTCAAATCAATATAAATGAGATTAAAAAGGATTAATCACAAAGACAAAACACCAATTTCTAGAACTCATTCAACTAAGCAACTCCAAAGAGTATTATACTTAGATCTCTGCCTCTTAAGCCTTCAACGACTCCGTTCAACTTGATACAACCTGAAACTGAAATGCAACAAACACCTTGCCGCGCTATCCACTttccctttctctcttttcttctcacTTAGCTAATGCCTAAATTTGCACAACTTAAACACATAATCAGAAAAACATAATTTAGCCCTCTAATGCCAGAAACTTCCACTTAATATGAGGATTCtcaaatcaatatcaattaagaaattaattgaGATTAAAAAGGATTAATCACAATGAAAAAAGAGCAATTAGTAAAACTCAATCAACTAAGCAGCTCCAAAGAGAGTTTAATTTTAAGCCTTCAATTTAACCACAAACAAACATAATTAACATCTACTTAAACAATTTAACACAAAAAAGGAGCAAAATAACTATTTTCCGTAAAATACCAACAAATTTTTGAGCTCCCCAAACCCTAAGAGCAAGAAACAGAAACCTTTTACAATTTCAAATCAGTTAAAATGTAATTCCTTCTATCTATCAAACATGATCAACACTCACAAAACAACACCATCACCACCAACAACAAAATATTCTAAAAGgaaatattaacaaaaaggtatttttgttaaaatcgCCGAAGGAAAAgctgtttcttttgtttttcatttagcAGGAAGCGAAGAGAAGAAGCGCGCCACGTATTCTTGCTGCTCGCGGAACCGTTGTTTGAGGTAAGATTCGAGGATCTCCATGACGGAAACGAAACGCTTCATTTCCTCGAGTCGGCGAGTGAGTTCGGCTTCTCGAGCCCTGGCTCGTTCGAGTCGAGCCTCCGTCTCGGCTAACCGGACTCGGAGCGTATTCACCACCAATgcgttgttgttgttgttccGCGGCGGACGGTCCGGTGAGAGAGATCGTCGGTGATGACCGTAACACATTttctcttcagagaattttttttgtctGTGGAGATCGAAACGTTTGTCGTTTCGAAGGATGGAAgaatgaaggaaaagaaagttTTGGTTGCAGAGTTATTGCGAGCGAAAAAGGTTTGGTTACAGCACGTTTGGGATCAATGATGGATGTGCTCATCGTTTGATCTGGACCGTTGGCTGAGATTCCTGGATTTGGTATCGTCTTTTGATGGGTCGGGTTGACCGGTCCAATGTTGGATTGATTGAATCGAACGGCTTGAAGAAAGCATACGTGGTGGGCAGATCAAATCTTAGAATAATcgtaaatgtttttttaaaagggtaaactacaccattagACTAATCTATGTGATAAGTTTTTGTTTCGGTCATTTAACTAAAAAGAGTTACAATTTGGTTactgaactatttaaaagttttcatttaagtcattgggttgTTAAAATCGATGCTATATGACTTCCTCTATCTGCACTATCAGCAccaatcaaaagttatattttcctttcttttgtacAGTCCAattatttttcatgaaacaactttagaCGTCATAAATTtgtgaaccaaaattcaaacagtTTTTTTCTCCGATCTATGACACTGACCATCaaattgatttagatttaaggtatgtttttttaCTTGTCGATGGGTACTGATCTATTATATCGATCACCAAATTGTCACTTTGAGTTCACTAGCGgaactttttaattaaaaaaaacttaacagtcTAGTGACTTGGATACAATTTTTTGAATAGtacaataacttaaatgaaaactttcaaataaattagtaactaaattgtaacttttttaaattaagtggccaaaataaaaataaataaaaaaataaataagatgagAATTAGAAAActatgttttttaataaattgaaaatttaaatttgtatgtacataaattatgctaaatattaaatattaaatgaattgatCCATTCCAAGAACACAATATAAGAAATATACAAAAATGCactaaaatatacaaaaaaatgcactaagtacaaataaatatatcaaaacgtTTTGATAAATATACACAATATGAGTTAATTATGATACAtgtgtctaaattaatatttccatTTTAAACTAGTCTCGAGACTTTAAAACGTATTATTGagattatattaataatgtcttttcgttattaaaatcattaatttaaccattaaatgaaacaataaattttataaaatttaaagaaaacaccaaatggaaaagatggaaattttaaaatgaaattgaaaagaagGGTAAAAGTTATGCTAGAatgttttagttttcttttaatcattcatttatctttttatttaaatattttattttttaagaaaatcatttaaaattatgtcaTATAAGATCTGTCATgttacttaataattaaattaatggttttaataacaaaatgacgTAATTAATATAATCTCGATAGTTTATGATGTAGATAgaatgttttcaaatttatggACCAATTTAGAATGAGGTTGTAGTTTGGGGGACCTATAGTGCAATTAACTTTGGGCTTCAACCAACATCCCCACACAAATAAACATCCGTAGTGTATGTTTCTCCCTCCATTCTTTATGTTTCTTTATggaagtaaaattattatttattattctaagttttcttttgaaatggggtttttatggatgatatttaaatgattaaagattattgttattgaatatgtttgaaatttgattaaaatagtGATAGAATGTGTTACTAATTTATTGTTGCTGATTATcgagttttattaatttattattgttgaacGCTTGGATTAAacgttttaaattgaattacaaattttaaataatttattgtcatAATAATCCATAACATATATTGGGTATTGGAATTTGGTACAATGTATATCGGATAACTTTCAAGCATTGTACGAAAAAATGATTGttttataaatagtttttactattaatttataaacgctagaaaacaaaattgttttagtACTTGTAATACCGCTTTCGTGATAATAACCAGGATGATGACCATGATGTTAATAGTTTTCatgtatattttactatgattttttttattgtagcgTATGTATTGTAATTGGAGACTAACCATGGCAATAACATGAACGGAtagattttgaattgaaattcatTCATGTTTACGATGGTGGCtatgaaaaagaattatgttagatttttatattttagatgtGAGCTTTATTCATGCAAATGTTTAACTCTGAAAGATATGACCATtagaatatgataattttatgcACCTGAAGTTGCAATATCACCTATCTAAAACTCATTGTGATCAAATGCACCTGAAGTtgtaagattttaaaattgtaagtgAGTATAATTCTGCAATAATTAAGATAGGttctcaattaaattaatgtgGAAAGAATATTACTAATGAGAATTAGTTATAGAATTTGTTTTAGCTTTTCATGTTTCAAATATGCTCCTACAGTA includes the following:
- the LOC105787749 gene encoding protein SKIP34; the encoded protein is MCYGHHRRSLSPDRPPRNNNNNALVVNTLRVRLAETEARLERARAREAELTRRLEEMKRFVSVMEILESYLKQRFREQQEYVARFFSSLPAK